Genomic window (Kwoniella botswanensis chromosome 1, complete sequence):
TGCCAAAGGACAGATGATAGCAGGCGAAGCGAACGTCAAGCTATAATTTAAATAAACCAATTGGAGTATCGCACAAACACCCAAGCCCAAAACTAAAAACCAAGTTTGTATTCTCAGAAACTCATTTTTACCTTGACCCGTTCTAAAATAGTTGATACTTAGTACCAACAGCTCAACAGCTGCTTTAGCCAAGACGAGACACATTCCTGATAATGTTCCTGAGGCAGAAGCGAATCCCAAACCACATAATGTTAATGTCCGCTGTTGTTTCTCATTAGGTTGGTTTGTACCGTAAGGATGACTAGGGGGATCCGGTAtttcaagatgaagatggtgtttTGGCAGTGCCTTGGCAGTATTGGGGTCTGAAGGGAGAGGGGAAGGTACAGAGTTATATACAGGTGATGTAGGTGATGACCATCTTCGAAGGTTATGGCCATCTGGTTTGGTCGCAGGTCTGGATCGGAAGGGGATTGCCTGAGAATTGTTGTGAGGCGATGCGTAATTACTAGGTACGAGTGATGTAGGTGTAGACGAGCCGGTATCAGCTGAATCTTCAGGTAATCGTATACGAGACAATTGTCGGTGAATGTGAAATGAAGCGATATGAGACTGGGAAAGGAATTCGCATAGTCAGCAATCAAGTTGTCTTTCCGGAGGACCATCCTTCCGATTCACTTGTACATATCGTCATGTCAAGCCCTATGCATGCTTCAGATCGGGATCGGTGAATAATCAGAGTGAAAAAGTGAAGCagacaactcaccaccacGATAACAGCGGCAGTCATCAAACTCATGATGGTGAAAAACACCACAAAAGGTCCTCGTCTAAATAGCAATAAAACCTCATCTAACGAATGATGCTGTTCGTTGACAACCCCAAAGATAGCTATTGACACTGCTCCCAGGGCGATCAGGGCCGTACCAATGATCCAAACTTTCCCAAACTTGTCCCCCAGCATTACTCTAGCGAGGATTGCATTGTATATCAACGAAATTGCACCCAAGGGagcgaggatgacgatgggAAGGGAGTCAAGTTGGAATATCGTCGAAAAGATGTTGGAGGTGATGTAAATGCCAAATCCCAGTAGCCATAGGGGTCGTTTGAGGGGTTTACATCgttgagggagagggagggaggaaTCGATGAGGTGAGATTTACGTTGGATCGTTAGACCTGGAAAGTTGGGTCAGTGGATTATGCTCCGTTGCTGTTACAGAAATGAGGGTTGCTTTCGATATGAGCGATGACACACTCACCTAATGACTGCACGAAGGACGATACCAGTCCTACCAAGATAGCTACAAACACTGGTATACCAGGCATGTTGAAGTGGATCTCGAGCTATCTGGTATCAGTGGTGAGATCGTGTGTTGGTTACTTTCCTTCAAGAGAAGGGGTGAGTTGACTGACGTCTACCGATACTGCTGGCACATCGAGAATCTGTGCTTGCTTTGAGGGCTGAAATCTTCTATTGGACGAAAACGAGCaaatgacatgacatgaacttgatcttcttggttCTCTGACTTAGCATTCGCAGTACGCGTTAGATCGGTTTGTGACATCCACGTGCGGACGATTTTCCCTTGTTCTTGGCATTCAAGATCGACAACGCCACTGACAGCAGAATACAGGTCAGATGAACGACTCGTATATGATGGAATACTGCATGTCATGAGGCATCAATACATCAACCACATTGTGCGAGTAAGGTAGTGATACGATGATAATGCATCTGATGATTCATATGTGTACTTGTACATCTTCTCCAGTCCTGCCTCTAATGGCGTCCACCCTTGATCTAatcctcaagctcaatctTGGTATCGTgctcttcaccttcatctcctggGATCTTCTCGATCTATAACCATAGCTCTGTCAGCACTTGCTTGCTCACATGTTAAATATTTCACTAACAACATCGAATTCTTCTAGGGACTCAGCAATGATCCTCGTAGCTTTGTAcacatcctcttctgaaATCACAAGAGGAGGTGCAAATCGAATACTACATTGTTCCATTTATCCACatcagctgctgctgctctgGGCATATGAACGAGTCGATCGAGTTGTGTTTGATTTTTACTCACATATTCACATGTGTAGGCTTAGCCAATAGTCCCTTTGATTTCATTAACAAACACAGTTGCCAAGCTGTTCTGCCCTTCTTTGAAGCTttctcatcaatcaccacACCGTTGAataatcctcttcctcgaatgATCTTGATGAATGGTGAATTCAATTTCGCCAATTCCGATCGGAAGATTTCACCCAATTTTTGTGATCTCTCAACTAAGTTTTCGTTGACAAGCACGTCGAGGGCGGTCATGGCTACAGCACATCCTAGGGGGTTTCTGCGAGACAGGTTGATTGATACGATCAGCGACTTGTCGGTATGTCAGAGTGTCAGAGACGACGTTATGATGTAGACACTAACCCTCCGTATGTCGACCCATGTTCTCCGGGTTTGATGCAAAGCATGATCTCCTTACTGGCCATAACGCATGACACGGGGTACACTGATAACCATTTGGTATAAAATCAATATTTGATCATGACCCAAACGAAGAGAGTAAACTCACTACCACCAGAAAGAGCTTTTCCGAGGATAACCATATCGGGCTTGATATTATCCCACTCGTAGCAGAGCCTAGAGTACGATAAGAGTGATATCAGCACGAACGTCCAGACAGTAGCATGCTCAATGCGTGTATCCTTTAGTGGTCAATTAACCCGTATAACACTCACATTTTACCAGTTCTAGCAAGTCCAGTCTGGATTTCATCACAGATCAACAGGACATTGTATTTCTTACAGATTTCGTGGATCTTCGCTAGGTATCCATCGTCGGGGACGTAGATACTAATGTGACAATCTTGGAGTAAGCGGAAGCTCTGCATCATAACTCATGGTACATCCATTGGTATGTAAGATCTACTCACCCAGCTTCACCCTGAATAGGTTCAACCAAGAACGCCGCCACCTCATCTCCATATTTCTCCAAAGTCCTCTCAAGATCTTCAGGGTGGTTGTACCTGATCAATCCTGTATCCCACTGAGGACCGACATTATCCAAGAACGGCCCAAAACCATTCCTCGATTCTGGATCGGTTGACATGGAGATGATACCGATTGTCCTTCCGTGGAAATTTCCTTCCACACTTAGTACTTTGGCTTTaccctctttgatacctttcttctcgtaTCCCCATTTTCTAGCTAATTTGATGGCTGTCTCGACTGCCTCGGCACCCGTGTTCATGGGTAGGACCATGTCGAAGCCGAACATCTTGGTTATTTTCTCTGCGAATGGACCGAGGTTGGATGAGTAGAAGGCTCgagaggagagggtgagCTTGGATGCTTGGGTGATGAGTGTTTGTACTGAGTATAAAGCACATGATCAGCCATGATCATGCTATAGGAAACGAGGTGCATGTGAACTCACGGATATCAGGGTGACAGTGACCTTGGTTGACAGCCCTGAATGCAGCAGCGAAATGTCATTAATTTTCTAGAACAAAGAACCACGATCTTGATAAACAGATGATGTACTCACGAGTAAGCAGCTAAGAAATCAAGGTACTCATTACCCTCAGGATCCCACACATGggctccttcacctctttcaaaGCATCTGAACGGATGCATACAGACACTGATCAGCTTTACCGTCCCGACAGCATCAAAGAGTGACATGAGGACGAAAAAACTTCTTTGATAGACAAATAGACAGTGTCTTCGGCCATCCGAAATAAGATATAACTTACACAGGTAAAGGGTGGTAATTATGTCTAtacgatgacgatgaaaagtcagcttatcatCTTGTCCTTACCTCTTGAGACTGAACGCGAAGCTGATACTGAGCAAGACTCACGCTGAATACTCATGTTCCAaattgatgatttgttgagTTGAGAATTTCGCTTTCCCGCCTACCGGTTGAGCAGGTGCGTTAGGTGTGTTGGTAGCTACTGGTGACATGTTGTAGTTGATTTTCTTTGAACAACGATGGAGACAGTTCTGATATTTATAGCTTATAGCagtatatggatatggatgaggatgggatCGAGActagatcagatcaaatgatgatgatgatgatggatctatCGAAATGAGGAGAAAGGAGTGATCGAATTGATAACCGATTTGACCAGCGCTAAGGGCTGAAAGGAGTCTTCTGGTAGTCAAAGTACGTTTATGTTATATACAATCAGTCTAACGACAGTCTCTGTACGTATATTTTATctgaaggaaagaaaatAGGACGAGGTTGAGAAGCGAATACTTCTGACTTTTTGACCTGCAGAACGAAAGCAAGAAGTGAGGAGCGGCTATTTGGAGAGTAGCGTAACCgcatattcatcttccacatcatcatTTTTCACTTTGTATGCATCTCCCATAATCAGCTGATCCCTTTCAAGCGCTTAGATCTGTTCGTATAGGCGCCTCTTGGGTCTTAACTGCAACATGTTTCTCAAGTTCTGATCACCTGGCAGAGGACGATGAGACAACCTGGTCTGTACGAGTACAGGCTCCACAATCCCTTCATCAAGTATATGCATTCTGCATGCCCTATTCCTACGTATATACACACAAAGGTATGATTAAAATAATGAGATGTTCCAACAAACCTACCTACTGATACTTGATATTCATCTTATCTACAATTGCACGCTAACTGTACATATATACACAcaacatcttgatcttggtatCTTGTTTCATTCCATAGTACCAAACTCGCTCGTCCGTCTGTTACCCAACTTGTCCCACCATTCTCTCGTCGATCCAGGAGTCTTTGACCAACTAGTCTGAGAGCTACCAGTACCGCTCGTCAGACTGGATGTGCGCACATCAAATAAAGGTGGTTCGGGCGATGACAAAGTTatagcagcagcagcagcggtgGTAGTAGTGTTCTTCCTATTTGGAGTAATTCCTTGATCTGGTGATCCCCTAAACCCAGATCTAGATTTCTCCCCTTCTCGCCTTTGCAGTTCTCTGATCCCAGCAGGTcgtaaagaaggatgaagaggtggtgaaggtactttatccaatttcttgcctttgcctttctcttcttcctggCCAGCTTCGATGACCTGGTCGTCCTCAGGTATATCAATATCAagatcttcctcatcttcccattTCTTCTCAAAATCCCTATTCATCCTTTTGTTAGGTCTATCATTGAAAAATCCAAACGAAGCAAGTTTACTCTGTTGTTCCTTTTCGTCGGCAGTTGAGCGGgattttctcttcttatTCTGCTTCTGAGAAGCTTTCGGTGGTTGTGATGTACCAGCGGCTAGAATTCCACGATTAAGATGATCCCATTGTGAGCTCGAGGCAGGTTTCGGTTTCATCGCATCTGATTGAGGGTCTTCCCGTGTCGCATTATCCGTACCATCGTGACGCCTCCCAGCTAATGATGGAGAGGAACGAGAGGGGGATTTGTCCTCCTTGTTCGAAGGAGTGGGGGAAGAAGCCAATAGTCTAGGAAAGTCTTGAGATAGGGCAGTAGGCTCAATCTACATATCACAAGGATTTGTATTTATTAGCTTTGACTTTTTGCGGGACGACGAGATGTCATGAAATGTAAATCGTTACTTACGCTTTTACTTGACCATCTATGCCCGAAACTTGGTCTTCTGTCCTTCCCGTGCTCCGGCGAATGATCCTCCAAACCCGGACTGAACAGGGGAGGTTCGGGAGTTGGAGATTGGCTCTGTACCCTATCCCGTTCATCTTGCTCCTGCgccacttcttcttcaggcAATGCATTATCTTGAGCTTCAATCCCATCCTTAGTGTCCACAGACTCATGATCCAACCCCCAATATAATAGTGTCTCAGGCTCCATCTCAGCGGCTTTCCATTCCCTAGGACCATCATCCGCTTTTCCTCCTCGTCGAGGCGTAGGGAATCGAGGTTGGGCAGGCGGATCAGGTAGTACGAAAAGTGTTTCCTGCCTTTCCGTCAATCTGGGTCGGATGGATCGAGCTCTAGAAGAAGTGATCTGACGATGATACCTCTTAGGAGAGGGCTTCCGAGGAGTATGGGGCGGTTCAGAGCCTCTACCAACATTCTCTGCTTTATTCAATCTTGCATGTAATTgctctctctcttcaacctcgTCTATTCGATTGGTAAGATCAGTAGcagaggaaggtgatttgCCTGATAATCTTGGAAATACTTTGGAAGTAGCCTtgataggtgaaggtgataacGACCTTTCCCTTTCGGTATATTGATCTCTTTGCATTTGCATTATAGAATCTCGCGGTAGTGGTGAAACAGGTATGGGTAGACCTTTCCTCGGTCTGCTGCGAGGTGTGAAGGGAGATTGCTGCGAAGGCTTTCTGCCGATATTTGAAGAACTGATCGTACCTCTCAACGCATTGACTTTGATAGGTGTCAACgcttttcttccttccctcccaCTTGCTTTTGATCGTTTGtttgagggagagggagtCTCGCTGGGAGCTTTCTTTTCTTCGTTTTCAAGCATAGGTTCGGAACCCGGGggatcagaagaagacaaaTCGACCaatttcttctcctttttcccCGGTGAAGGCGTCTTATGCCTTTTCTCATGAGCAGCTAAAAGAACTCTTCTAttgacctcttcctctttgctAATCTCCCGTTTcctctttttcatcttcccgTCGCTAGCCTGGGGTGGCTCGTCATCAGGCGGATGTGGGTGCTCGTCCCTCCTACGCCAGGGCGAAGGGATAGCAGCGAACTGTGAAGGGTTCCTACCGTTCACTTGTCGGTGGTTGTTCATGACCCAATCGGGTATAGGTGtgataggtggtggtggtggtgaagaaatTTTTGAAATCAAAGGTGTACGCTCTGTAGGAGGCAACGGATCGAATGGACcaggggatgatgagggcGCACGAGGCTGAGTAGGTTCAGTTTCCGGCTCGGGTGATAGTGATGGTGTGAGTTCAGGTAGTGAAGGAGACTTCCGAGGAGGcgtaggtgaaggtgatctgtGGTGGTGAGAACGAGTAGATTGGGCGGGTGTTCCGGTCATGCCACGTTCTTGCGATCTTAGTGATTTGTCGTGAGATCTGGTCGATTGTGCCGGAGGCGGCAAAGAGGGCTCTATAACATTCCTAACAATCTCAGATGTCCTCCGTCTGCTCGACGAAGAAATTTCAGGCCGATCATCCGTCTTTTTATGGGTCTTCGCAGATGCGacttcatccttcttgagaGATCGCTGCTGACTGATGGGCGGTAACCGCACTTGATTCTCTTTTTCCAAAACCTTCCTCTGAGATTTACCCCTGATCTGACTAGCCATCATTAAAGTTGCCTTCTTCTgcaaatcttcttcttctgcatcatCGGAGTGCCAAAAATCATCCCGAACCTTTAATTTACTTCCTTGAACACCTCGCCCTTGTCCCTGGTCCGTCTGATTTCTCTGATTGCTACCAAAGATCAACCCGCTTCTGACCGAATTATGAGATTGTACAGGTGCATCTTTATCGCTCAGCGGTAGTTTACGTTCCTTGTCGGACATCGTTGAAGGAGTATTCAAGTACCTATTCAGAGTTCCTTGTCTATCTTTCACCTGTCCCAGAGGCGTTTGATCGTACAGTCGCTTTCTGATGTTTGCACTTGCACTgggtccaggtccaggttTGGCCGATTTATATCCCGAGCTCAAAGGTGTAGCTATACCGTGGTTGAACGATAGCAACGGACGTTGTGTCGGTCGAcgggatgaagaggatgatgaggggatgGTGTCTATCCATCCGTTAGGGTCGGGGGCATAAGTCGGTCGAGGTGTAGGGCGGGACATCTGTATAGATAGGCAACATATTATGATTCAGTGGGTGGTGCGATGAATGTGACGGACGGGGACTTACGATATCCTACTGGATGGATTGTACAGCGAGGGGATACCAATATCTATCCATAGATGGCCGGACTGCCAACAGCAGCCAGTACAGGCTGATTGGGTGTTGGACAGATACGGTGATACCGATGCGATGCTGATGGTATGCTACTTGATGGTCTAGATTAGACTTTTGTAATGTCTTTGTCGACTCTCTTTCGCATGACGCGTATACGAAATAAAAGCATAAAAGCACACccttcattcccattcacaCAAAGTCACGCACGGGTGTGTTGCGCACGAGTGCCACATCGCATAACCCCTCGGTGATATGGTGTGCAGTATGTATGGTATGGGAATTCAGTCGGTTGGATCCGGGAATGagggattgggattgggataATTCTCCAATTCTCATTTGCGTAAGAGCCACGCTACATCTGTCAGGTATGCTTAGCTCCTAGTTTGCTGGTTTGCTAGTTTGTTGCTCGCTTTTCGAGTTCACTTCGAGTGGTGCTATTCTCATACCTTATCTTTTGTCTTGTATCTACTCCCCACTCATACCCCATACCCTCACCCACACACCTGCAAAATGGCTTCAGTCCTCAGATCATTCAAGGCTATCTCCCCAGCTCTCAGACGACCCATCGTCGCTCAACAACCCCTCCGAGCTTTCTCAGTCTCAGTCAACAGATCGGCTGGACATGGTCCCCCTCAATTGCTTGGTCCCGGAGCGAAAGCAGGAGAAGTCCCTACTGAGTGAGTTTCTGTCTCTCATCGtggaaggagaggagaaCGGTGTACAATGTTGTCATTGCGAGGAAGCTACGGATAGGATATGTGAGAAAATGAATAGTGACAACTGACTTGTTTTATCCTTATTATTTCAACTCCCCTCTATCTCGCTTTTCTACTACAATCTTGTCCATTCAATAACGATCCAATACCTCAATGGCCCTTCGAATCAATAGTGAAGCTCAATCTACCGGTATTGAGCGATTCGAGCTCCTCGGTAAACTCGAAGGTGTCGATGTATTCGACATGAAACCACTCGAGATCACCAGATTAGGTACCGTCGATGAACCCATCCCCGTATACTCTTTGGTAAGTCGTCGTGTATTTCTTTGCCTTCGTCCCTTCGCGCCAGAGTATCATAACCGGGATGTCGAAATGCTAAATTTACAATGTCAAATTATAGTACCCAGAAAGACAAGTTGGTTGTACCGGTTACCCAGCCGATTCTCACGATACCATCTGGCTCAACGTCAACACTGAACTCAAGAACCACCGATGCCCAGAATGTGGATCAGGTGGGTACCTTTTTTTTCTTACAAATGCATAGAACTTGATGAGAGGTTTGAGaaaagaagctgatttgatgtgATTTGATGTGTATAACAGTCTACACCCTCAACTTCCAAGGTGACGAAGCTCTCCTCCACGGTGGTCACCACCACTAAACGCATCTATCCTCCCATATCATTAGACTCAATCTCTATCTTGTAGTTAGATCATAGGGAAAAAGGAATCGTGATGCAAAACTAAATAGTCTCGGAAATCaaccaatccaatcaatccaatccatGTCAAGTCAATCTCCTATCAGACTTATGTTGTCCTCTTTCATGAAAATTGCTTTAGACGGCACGTTACGTTCTTCCTCACTGATATCTTCTATAAGCTTTGACGTGAACGCTGCGTCGCATCCTCAGTGTGGTAACTGATCGATCATATCGACGTTTCCGTAATCGCGACTGGTGAACTAACAGAAAATAAAGGAAAGGCATTTGGGTTGAAAGATACGTTGAATACAGGTATTGACGTTGTGGAGTCAAGTCTCTACATCAAGCCAGAGATAAAGATTAGGCGACGAATATTGAAGTTGTTTGttcattgatcatcatgtGAATCATCAGAGTTGATTGCACGGAGATGATTTTCCAAATCAAACCAACTGGACGTATAACCCAAGTTATCTATCTTTATCACCAATTCGTTGAATCGTTGAATCGTTGAATCGTCGACTCGATCGGACTTCCACTCACTCACCTAACAttcaatgtgagttgaaaGCTAACAGACCGATACGACCCgtggatcatcatctgcaGAGTAGTATGGTATTTCATATCTATCGCTTTCTTCATCGGTGATCATTCTTCCAAAACTACCTAAAccaacatatatatatatatatatatatatatatatggaacCCA
Coding sequences:
- a CDS encoding ornithine-oxo-acid transaminase codes for the protein MSPVATNTPNAPAQPVGGKAKFSTQQIINLEHEYSAHNYHPLPVCFERGEGAHVWDPEGNEYLDFLAAYSAVNQGHCHPDILQTLITQASKLTLSSRAFYSSNLGPFAEKITKMFGFDMVLPMNTGAEAVETAIKLARKWGYEKKGIKEGKAKVLSVEGNFHGRTIGIISMSTDPESRNGFGPFLDNVGPQWDTGLIRYNHPEDLERTLEKYGDEVAAFLVEPIQGEAGIYVPDDGYLAKIHEICKKYNVLLICDEIQTGLARTGKMLCYEWDNIKPDMVILGKALSGGMYPVSCVMASKEIMLCIKPGEHGSTYGGNPLGCAVAMTALDVLVNENLVERSQKLGEIFRSELAKLNSPFIKIIRGRGLFNGVVIDEKASKKGRTAWQLCLLMKSKGLLAKPTHVNIIRFAPPLVISEEDVYKATRIIAESLEEFDVIEKIPGDEGEEHDTKIELED